One genomic region from Nymphaea colorata isolate Beijing-Zhang1983 chromosome 10, ASM883128v2, whole genome shotgun sequence encodes:
- the LOC116263299 gene encoding uncharacterized protein LOC116263299, which produces MEQSDRKEEHILDLESGLAYSAEQNSKVTLSDNGQSNKAPVKVWSGFVKLDGSVKGIDAVVFCNNATNAPNIQVENPELFTTKKLGEAKPHSMEKGHGKEKSRKPSNKKPPRPPRPPKARTLDAADQKLVQQITELAMLKKARVERMKALKRMKANKGSSSNGSLLAMIITILFCLVVLLEGAFPQNSSGVKFQGSPVPAMARGPALISVQFNNNDSVGSTAFPASPSGIILQRSGAGIDESS; this is translated from the exons ATGGAGCAGTCTGATAGAAAAGAAGAGCATATCCTAGATCTGGAGAGTGGTCTGGCTTATAGTGCAGAGCAAAACTCAAAGGTTACTCTTTCTGACAATGGACAATCAAATAAGGCACCAGTTAAAGTTTGGAGTGGCTTTGTGAAGTTGGATGGATCTGTAAAGGGAATAGATGCTGTAGTTTTTTGCAACAATGCCACTAATGCTCCAAATATTCAAGTTGAAAACCCAGAGTTATTTACGACAAAGAAATTGGGGGAAGCTAAGCCACATTCTATGGAGAAAggacatggaaaagaaaaatccaggAAACCTAGTAATAAGAAGCCTCCAAGACCACCACGTCCCCCTAAAGCACGAACCTTGGATGCCGCAGATCAGAAGTTGGTCCAGCAGATCACAGAGCTTGCAATGCTGAAGAAGGCGAGGGTTGAAAGAATGAAAGCGTTGAAGAGGATGAAAGCCAATAAAGGATCGTCTTCAAATGGTAGTTTATTGGCCATGATCATCACAATCCTCTTTTGCCTCGTTGTACTACTAGAAG GTGCCTTCCCTCAAAACAGTTCTGGTGTGAAATTTCAAGGTTCGCCTGTTCCTGCCATGGCAAGAGGGCCAGCCTTAATATCAGTCCAGTTTAACAACAATGACTCTGTGGGAAGCACTGCTTTTCCGGCATCTCCTAG TGGGATCATATTGCAGAGATCAGGTGCAGGTATAGATGAATCAAGCTAG